From one Lycium ferocissimum isolate CSIRO_LF1 chromosome 5, AGI_CSIRO_Lferr_CH_V1, whole genome shotgun sequence genomic stretch:
- the LOC132057986 gene encoding putative G-type lectin S-receptor-like serine/threonine-protein kinase At1g61610 — translation MNYMASTTIKLTIVLLIPLIINPICLAIDTISMNQQVVDGETVVSAGGIFELGFFSPDGSQGRYVGIWYKGLPVEKVAWVANRERPLIGSHGVLMINASDGNLVLVDDKNVPVWSTQVSSTSSNNTIAVLTAQGNLVLLDQNKLNESVPLWESFNHPSDTLLPRMKIGMNTITGEQIVLTSWKDDKNPSLGSFSTALVDPQELVQVLILNGSSKKHFRSGQWNRRSFIGVPSMTKDYHNGFQLLTDNKGEELYFSYAILNYSAPTLIYLDSSGSDNSDGLGRRREKNG, via the coding sequence ATGAATTACATGGCTAGCACTACTATAAAGTTGACCATAGTCCTTTTAATTCCCTTAATCATAAATCCGATTTGCTTAGCAATAGATACTATATCAATGAATCAACAAGTTGTAGATGGTGAAACTGTAGTTTCAGCAGGAGGTATATTTGAGCTTGGCTTCTTTAGTCCTGATGGATCCCAAGGGCGATATGTCGGGATATGGTACAAGGGATTACCAGTTGAAAAAGTTGCATGGGTTGCAAACCGTGAAAGACCATTAATTGGATCACATGGAGTTCTTATGATTAATGCTAGTGATGGCAATTTGGTCCTTGTGGATGATAAAAATGTGCCAGTCTGGTCTACACAAGTTAGTTCGACGTCATCCAACAACACCATTGCTGTGCTTACTGCTCAGGGGAATCTTGTTCTTCTGGATCAGAACAAGCTGAACGAATCAGTACCGTTATGGGAGAGCTTCAATCATCCATCTGACACACTCTTGCCTCGTATGAAGATAGGGATGAATACTATAACAGGGGAGCAAATAGTTCTCACATCTTGGAAAGATGATAAAAATCCGTCGTTGGGAAGTTTTAGTACCGCTCTGGTGGATCCTCAGGAACTTGTACAAGTACTTATTTTGAATGGCTCGTCAAAGAAGCATTTTAGATCGGGGCAGTGGAATCGGAGAAGCTTCATTGGAGTGCCTAGCATGACTAAAGACTACCACAATGGCTTTCAACTACTTACGGACAATAAAGGGGAGgaactttatttttcttatgcTATACTCAATTACTCTGCTCCAACATTGATATACTTAGATTCCTCAGGGAGCGATAATTCAGATGGATTGGGACgcagaagagaaaaaaatggtTAA